Proteins from a single region of Segatella copri:
- a CDS encoding C1 family peptidase has product MKKTMIVAALMALVATGANAKKAADSAEVAKNKPVFTVVKQNPITSIKDQNRSGTCWAYSTLSYFESEILKKTGKTYDLSEMFVANKTYMDRATMAVRMHGDVSFSEGGSAYDVLYALQHYGIVPESAMPAPGSLTGDSLANFGEFFNVMTPYVEAVAKSTAKKLSPAWKSGLQGIIDSYIGKAPEKFTYEGKQYTPQSFCQSLGLNLDDYVTITSYTHHPMWSKFAVEVQDNWRWPLSYNVPMEDLCKIIDNAVNNGYTVAWGGDVTEDGFTRKGLGIAYDVKKVRSMAGTDADHWFKLSKDEKKEKFDSLGVNAPEIVPTQAMRQEAFDNWETTDDHGMHIYGIAKDQNGKEYYMVKNSWGEYGDYKGTWYMTKAFVAYKTMDFMVNKNALPKDIRKKLGI; this is encoded by the coding sequence ATGAAGAAAACTATGATTGTTGCAGCCTTGATGGCTTTGGTAGCCACAGGAGCAAATGCGAAGAAAGCTGCAGACTCTGCAGAAGTAGCAAAGAACAAACCTGTATTTACTGTAGTAAAGCAGAATCCTATCACTAGCATCAAGGACCAGAACCGCAGTGGTACGTGCTGGGCTTACTCTACCCTCAGCTACTTCGAGAGCGAAATCTTGAAGAAGACAGGCAAGACCTACGACCTCAGCGAAATGTTCGTAGCCAACAAGACTTATATGGACCGCGCCACAATGGCTGTAAGAATGCACGGCGACGTGAGCTTCTCTGAGGGTGGTAGCGCCTACGATGTACTCTATGCTTTGCAGCACTATGGTATTGTACCTGAGTCTGCCATGCCTGCACCAGGTTCATTGACAGGTGACTCTTTGGCTAACTTCGGTGAGTTCTTCAATGTAATGACTCCATACGTAGAGGCAGTAGCAAAGAGCACAGCTAAGAAGCTTTCTCCAGCCTGGAAGAGCGGTCTTCAGGGTATCATCGACTCTTACATCGGTAAGGCTCCTGAGAAGTTTACATACGAGGGCAAGCAGTATACTCCACAGAGCTTCTGCCAGAGCCTCGGTTTGAATCTTGATGATTATGTAACCATTACCAGCTACACCCACCACCCAATGTGGAGCAAGTTTGCTGTTGAGGTACAGGATAACTGGCGCTGGCCTTTGAGTTACAACGTTCCTATGGAAGACCTCTGCAAAATTATCGACAACGCTGTAAACAATGGTTATACAGTAGCATGGGGAGGTGACGTAACAGAAGACGGTTTCACTCGCAAGGGTCTCGGTATCGCTTACGACGTAAAGAAGGTTCGCTCTATGGCCGGTACAGATGCTGACCATTGGTTCAAGCTCTCTAAGGACGAGAAGAAGGAGAAGTTTGATTCTCTCGGCGTAAATGCTCCTGAGATTGTTCCTACACAGGCTATGCGTCAGGAAGCATTCGACAATTGGGAGACAACTGACGACCATGGTATGCACATCTACGGTATCGCTAAGGATCAGAACGGCAAGGAGTACTACATGGTTAAGAACTCTTGGGGCGAGTATGGTGACTACAAGGGAACCTGGTACATGACCAAGGCTTTCGTAGCTTACAAGACTATGGACTTCATG
- a CDS encoding aminopeptidase P family protein gives MFSKETYISRRQELKKLVKSGVIILFGNNNSPCNFPNNGYYPFRQDSTFLYYFGLQRDGLVGVIDIDNDIETLIGDDIDLVDIVWYGSVDNVHDLAAQVGVHNSAPMKTLKTICNDAMSKKRKIHFLPPYRYDIKLQVFDLLGIHPNQQKEEASMDLIKAVVKMRSTKTQEEIEELERAAVIGYKMHTTAMKLVRPGVTEKYVAGQVSGIAHSYGAMVSFPTIFSQHGEIQHGYPSMNVLEEGRLALCDAGAETMNNYCSDNTRTMPVSGKFSQRQLEIYSIVEECHDHALDVAKPGVKWADVHFSVCRLLFNRMKELGLAKGDTEEAVKAGAHAMFLPHGLGHMMGMDVHDMENLDQINVGFDEEVRPNLEQFGTNCLRMGRRLQEGFVITDEPGVYFIPSLIDDWKASGHCAEFLNFDKIETYKDFGGIRIEDDVLITKDGCRFLGKDRIPYHPKDVEEFMAANKE, from the coding sequence ATGTTCAGCAAAGAGACTTACATCAGCCGCAGACAGGAGCTGAAGAAGCTTGTGAAAAGCGGCGTAATTATACTTTTCGGAAACAACAATTCACCATGTAATTTCCCTAATAACGGATATTACCCTTTCCGTCAGGACTCGACATTCCTCTATTATTTCGGATTGCAGCGCGACGGTCTGGTAGGTGTGATAGATATAGACAACGATATTGAAACCCTGATTGGCGACGACATCGACCTCGTAGACATCGTATGGTACGGAAGCGTTGACAATGTTCACGATCTTGCAGCGCAGGTAGGCGTTCACAACTCAGCACCTATGAAAACGCTCAAGACTATCTGCAACGACGCCATGTCAAAGAAGCGCAAGATTCATTTCCTGCCACCTTACCGCTACGACATCAAGCTGCAGGTATTCGACCTTCTGGGCATCCATCCTAACCAACAGAAAGAAGAGGCCAGCATGGACCTCATCAAGGCTGTTGTGAAGATGCGTTCAACTAAGACCCAGGAAGAAATCGAGGAATTGGAGCGTGCTGCTGTCATCGGATACAAGATGCATACCACAGCGATGAAGCTCGTACGTCCGGGTGTGACAGAAAAATATGTTGCAGGTCAGGTAAGCGGTATTGCCCACTCTTACGGAGCCATGGTCAGTTTCCCAACCATCTTCAGTCAGCACGGTGAAATTCAGCATGGTTATCCATCTATGAATGTACTGGAAGAAGGCAGACTGGCACTCTGTGATGCAGGTGCAGAAACTATGAACAACTACTGTTCAGACAACACCCGCACCATGCCGGTGAGCGGAAAGTTCAGCCAGCGCCAGTTGGAAATCTACTCTATTGTAGAAGAATGCCACGACCATGCACTGGATGTAGCCAAGCCAGGAGTAAAATGGGCAGACGTACACTTCTCTGTATGCCGCCTGCTCTTCAACCGCATGAAGGAGCTCGGACTTGCAAAGGGTGATACAGAAGAGGCTGTAAAGGCTGGAGCACACGCCATGTTCCTGCCTCATGGTTTGGGCCACATGATGGGAATGGATGTTCACGACATGGAGAACCTCGACCAGATTAACGTTGGTTTCGACGAAGAGGTACGCCCTAATCTGGAGCAATTCGGTACCAACTGCCTGCGTATGGGTCGCCGTCTGCAGGAAGGTTTCGTGATAACCGACGAGCCGGGAGTTTACTTCATCCCTTCCCTCATCGACGACTGGAAGGCATCCGGTCACTGTGCAGAATTCCTCAACTTCGACAAGATTGAGACCTATAAAGATTTCGGTGGTATCCGAATTGAGGACGATGTACTCATCACCAAAGATGGTTGCAGATTCCTGGGCAAAGACCGCATACCTTATCATCCAAAAGATGTTGAGGAGTTCATGGCAGCCAACAAGGAATAA
- a CDS encoding patatin-like phospholipase family protein, translating to MKLNLKTTGLVLEGGGMRGVFTSGVLDAFMKHDVHFPYTVAVSAGACNGMSYMSRQPRRARISNIDYLARYQYIGIRHLVTQGCIFDRKLLYDKFPNQLLPFDFDTYFKYADGFEMVTTNCLTGKAMYLSEKHDRQRALDVVRASSSLPYVSKIVEVDGIPMLDGGIADSIPVQHAIDMGWQHNVVVLTRNKGWRDMGKDRKIPYLYKNYPRLRVALSHRHRAYNEQIQLVDDLEAAGKITCIRPIRPLEVGRIEKDTDKLERLYEEGFMLGEAFCEKCVEKE from the coding sequence ATGAAATTGAATTTAAAAACAACAGGTTTGGTTCTTGAGGGAGGAGGCATGCGAGGGGTCTTCACCAGTGGGGTACTGGATGCCTTCATGAAGCATGATGTTCATTTCCCTTATACGGTGGCTGTATCGGCTGGGGCATGTAATGGCATGTCGTATATGAGCCGCCAACCTCGGCGTGCCCGTATCTCTAACATCGATTATCTGGCCCGATACCAGTATATCGGTATTCGCCATCTGGTGACCCAGGGGTGTATCTTCGACCGCAAATTGCTCTACGATAAGTTTCCAAACCAGCTCTTACCCTTCGATTTTGATACCTATTTTAAGTATGCCGATGGTTTCGAGATGGTTACTACAAATTGTCTTACGGGCAAGGCTATGTATCTTTCCGAGAAGCATGACAGGCAGCGTGCACTGGATGTTGTGCGTGCTTCCAGCAGTTTGCCATATGTGAGCAAGATTGTGGAAGTGGATGGCATTCCGATGTTGGATGGTGGTATTGCGGACAGTATTCCGGTACAGCACGCCATTGACATGGGGTGGCAACACAATGTGGTTGTCCTGACTCGCAACAAAGGATGGCGTGATATGGGCAAAGACCGTAAGATACCTTATTTATATAAGAACTATCCTCGCCTGCGTGTGGCTCTGAGTCACCGTCATCGGGCTTATAACGAACAGATCCAGCTTGTAGATGATCTGGAGGCTGCGGGTAAGATTACCTGTATCCGTCCAATCCGTCCGTTGGAAGTTGGCAGAATAGAGAAGGATACCGATAAACTGGAACGCCTCTACGAAGAAGGTTTCATGCTGGGTGAGGCTTTCTGCGAAAAATGCGTAGAAAAAGAATAA
- the trmD gene encoding tRNA (guanosine(37)-N1)-methyltransferase TrmD → MRIDIITVLPEMLEGFFNESILARAQKKGLAEIHLHNLRDYTLDKWKRVDDYPYGGSAGMVMQCEPIDRCIAALKAEREYDDVIYVSPDGETFNQKIANEMSMQGNLIILCGHYKGIDQRVRDHLITREISVGDYVLTGGELAAAIISDAVIRLVPGVISDEQSALSDCFQDDILAAPIYTRPADYKGWKVPEILLSGNEAKIRQWEFDQAMERTKRLRPDLLK, encoded by the coding sequence ATGAGAATAGACATTATTACAGTATTACCAGAGATGCTGGAGGGATTCTTCAATGAGTCCATTCTGGCACGTGCGCAGAAGAAGGGTCTAGCGGAGATTCATCTGCACAACCTGCGTGACTACACATTAGATAAATGGAAGCGTGTGGACGACTATCCATACGGCGGAAGTGCCGGCATGGTGATGCAATGTGAACCAATAGACCGCTGCATTGCTGCGCTGAAGGCGGAGCGCGAGTATGATGACGTGATTTACGTTTCGCCAGATGGTGAAACTTTCAACCAGAAGATAGCCAACGAAATGTCGATGCAGGGTAACCTCATCATCCTCTGCGGTCACTACAAGGGTATTGACCAGCGTGTGCGCGACCATCTCATTACCCGAGAAATCAGTGTAGGTGATTATGTGCTAACGGGTGGCGAACTTGCTGCAGCCATCATCTCAGATGCCGTCATCCGACTGGTTCCGGGTGTTATCAGCGACGAACAGAGTGCACTTTCCGACTGTTTCCAGGACGACATTCTTGCCGCCCCTATCTACACCCGTCCTGCCGACTACAAGGGATGGAAGGTTCCGGAGATTCTGCTCAGTGGCAACGAAGCCAAGATTCGCCAGTGGGAATTCGACCAGGCCATGGAAAGAACCAAGCGCCTGCGCCCTGACCTGCTGAAATAA
- a CDS encoding aconitate hydratase produces MILDIEMLRSFYASYSESVAQAKAMVKRPLTYAEKVLFAHLFDPTQLRPYKRGVEYVDFRPNRVAMQDATAQMALLQFMNAGKDKVAVPASVHCDHLIRADVGATQDLPEACKTNKEVYDFLKSVSQKYHIGFWGPGAGIIHQVVLENYAFPGGMMVGTDSHTPNAGGLGMVAVGVGGADAVDVLTGQPWELKMPRLIGVHLTGKLSGWSTPKDVILEILGILTVKGGTNAILEYFGEGLNSISTTGKATICNMGAELGATCSIFPFDQNASEYLRKTGREEIASLAQMNAAELRADDEVLADPSAFYDQIVEIDLSKVEPHLNGPFTPDAATPISHMKAKGPANDYPMVVEVGLVGSCTNSSYQDLARAASIARQAYEKGIEVKGQLIINPGSEQIRYTAERDGILDDFKKIGALIMTNACGPCIGQWKRHTDDNTRKNAIVTSFNRNFRRRADGNPNTFAFIGSPELTVALTIAGRLDFNPATDTLLDKDGNSVMLDAPTGFTFPPKGFAVEDKGFIAPSEENANVEVVIAPDSNRLQKLAPFAPWDGKDLTDMPLLIKTEGKCTTDHISMAGPWLKFRGHLQNISDNLLMGAVNAFNGESNKVKNQLDGAYVEVSTAAKAYKAKGISSIVVAEDNYGEGSSREHAAMEPRFLNVKVILAKSFARIHETNLKKQGMLALTFCNKDDYNKVQEDDRISLTGLKEFAPGSKLTVTLKHKDGSEDSFEVEHTYNDTQIAWFKAGSALNFAAKK; encoded by the coding sequence ATGATATTGGACATTGAAATGCTGAGAAGCTTTTACGCTTCGTATTCGGAAAGTGTAGCCCAGGCTAAGGCTATGGTGAAACGACCTCTTACTTATGCCGAGAAGGTGCTCTTTGCACATCTTTTCGACCCAACACAGTTGCGACCATATAAAAGAGGTGTGGAATATGTTGACTTCCGACCTAATCGCGTGGCGATGCAGGATGCGACTGCGCAAATGGCGCTCTTGCAGTTCATGAATGCGGGTAAGGACAAGGTGGCCGTACCTGCTTCCGTACATTGTGATCACTTGATTCGTGCCGATGTGGGCGCAACACAAGATCTTCCTGAGGCTTGCAAGACCAATAAGGAGGTTTACGACTTCCTGAAGTCTGTTTCTCAGAAATACCATATCGGTTTTTGGGGACCAGGTGCCGGAATCATCCATCAGGTAGTGCTCGAAAACTATGCATTTCCTGGAGGTATGATGGTGGGTACCGATTCTCATACTCCTAATGCCGGCGGTCTTGGCATGGTGGCAGTAGGTGTAGGTGGTGCTGATGCCGTAGATGTGTTGACCGGTCAGCCTTGGGAACTCAAGATGCCACGTCTCATTGGTGTGCATCTCACAGGTAAACTCTCTGGCTGGTCCACTCCTAAGGATGTGATTCTCGAAATCCTCGGCATCCTTACCGTAAAGGGCGGAACCAATGCCATCCTCGAATACTTCGGCGAGGGATTGAACAGCATCTCTACTACCGGCAAGGCTACCATCTGTAACATGGGAGCCGAATTGGGTGCCACATGCTCTATCTTCCCATTCGACCAGAATGCCAGCGAGTATCTCCGCAAGACAGGCCGTGAAGAAATTGCATCTCTCGCACAGATGAATGCAGCCGAACTCCGTGCTGATGATGAGGTGTTGGCAGATCCGTCTGCTTTCTACGACCAGATTGTTGAAATCGACCTTTCTAAGGTTGAACCTCATCTTAACGGTCCGTTCACTCCAGATGCAGCCACACCAATCTCTCACATGAAGGCAAAAGGTCCTGCCAACGATTATCCGATGGTAGTAGAAGTAGGATTGGTAGGTAGCTGTACCAACTCTTCTTATCAGGACTTGGCCCGTGCTGCCAGCATTGCCCGTCAGGCTTATGAGAAAGGTATTGAGGTGAAGGGACAGCTTATCATCAACCCGGGTTCAGAGCAGATTCGCTATACAGCCGAGCGTGATGGCATCCTCGATGATTTCAAGAAGATTGGAGCCCTCATCATGACCAATGCCTGCGGTCCTTGCATCGGACAGTGGAAGCGTCATACCGACGATAATACGCGCAAGAATGCCATCGTTACCTCTTTCAACCGAAACTTCCGCCGCCGTGCTGATGGTAACCCTAATACGTTTGCCTTCATCGGCAGTCCAGAGCTCACCGTGGCTCTCACCATTGCGGGCCGTCTCGACTTCAATCCGGCTACAGATACCTTGCTGGATAAGGATGGCAACAGCGTGATGCTCGATGCGCCTACAGGTTTCACCTTCCCACCTAAGGGTTTTGCCGTAGAGGATAAGGGATTCATTGCCCCAAGCGAAGAAAATGCCAATGTAGAGGTAGTCATTGCGCCTGACAGCAACCGACTCCAGAAACTTGCTCCGTTTGCTCCATGGGATGGAAAAGACCTGACAGATATGCCGCTTCTTATCAAAACCGAGGGCAAATGTACCACCGACCACATCTCTATGGCGGGTCCTTGGCTGAAGTTCCGTGGACATTTGCAGAACATCTCCGACAACCTTTTAATGGGTGCCGTTAATGCCTTTAACGGTGAGAGCAATAAGGTGAAGAACCAGTTGGATGGTGCTTATGTCGAGGTTTCTACCGCTGCCAAGGCTTACAAGGCAAAAGGCATCAGTAGCATCGTGGTGGCAGAGGATAATTATGGTGAAGGTTCTTCCCGTGAGCATGCAGCTATGGAGCCTCGTTTCCTCAACGTGAAGGTGATTCTCGCCAAGAGTTTCGCCCGCATCCACGAAACCAACCTGAAGAAGCAGGGTATGCTTGCCCTCACATTCTGCAACAAGGATGATTATAATAAGGTGCAGGAGGACGACCGCATCTCTTTGACAGGTTTGAAGGAGTTTGCTCCAGGTTCTAAACTCACCGTCACCCTGAAGCACAAGGATGGTTCTGAGGATAGTTTCGAGGTTGAGCATACTTATAATGATACACAGATTGCATGGTTTAAGGCAGGTTCTGCATTGAACTTTGCTGCAAAGAAATAA
- a CDS encoding citrate/2-methylcitrate synthase, protein MNKEYLIYKLSDEVKNSCKIDKDAFKKFNVKRGLRNEDGSGVLVGLTNIGNVVGYERDAEGKLTPTEGKLYYRGYELDDLVTPLLKEKRFGFEEVAFLLLSGQLPDKEELDAFKELLNDNMPLDHRTITHIIELEGSNIMNILARCVLEMYTFDPNPDDISRDNLMRQSIELIAKFPTIIAYAYNIYRHSVQGRSLHIRHPRENLSIAENFLYMMKHENYSELDARMLDLLLIIQAEHGGGNNSTFTVRVTSSTRTDTYSSIAAGIGSLKGPLHGGANIKVINMFHHLKEAIKDWGNVTELDTYLKRMLNKEAYDKTGLIYGIGHAVYTLSDPRAVELKRLAGELAKEKGREDEYNFLKLIEQEGIKCLQEHRGGSKPACANLDFYSGFIYEMIGLPQEIYTPIFAMARIVGWTAHRIEELNFEGRRIIRPAYKNILGELEYKPLNER, encoded by the coding sequence ATGAATAAAGAATATTTAATATATAAATTAAGCGATGAGGTAAAAAACTCATGCAAGATTGATAAGGATGCATTCAAGAAGTTCAATGTGAAGCGTGGACTTCGTAATGAGGATGGCTCTGGTGTGTTGGTCGGACTGACTAATATCGGTAATGTAGTGGGTTATGAGCGCGATGCAGAAGGTAAGTTGACCCCTACAGAAGGTAAACTTTATTATCGTGGTTATGAACTTGATGACCTGGTAACTCCTCTCTTGAAAGAGAAGCGCTTCGGATTCGAGGAAGTAGCCTTCCTGCTGCTCTCGGGCCAGTTGCCTGATAAGGAGGAATTGGATGCTTTCAAGGAACTTCTGAACGATAATATGCCTCTTGATCATCGTACGATTACCCATATTATCGAGCTGGAAGGTAGCAACATCATGAACATCCTGGCCCGTTGTGTGCTCGAAATGTACACCTTCGATCCGAATCCGGATGACATCAGCCGTGACAATCTGATGCGCCAGAGTATTGAGTTGATTGCCAAGTTCCCAACCATCATTGCTTATGCATACAACATCTACCGTCACTCTGTTCAGGGTAGAAGTCTACATATTCGTCATCCTCGTGAGAATCTCTCTATTGCAGAGAACTTTCTTTATATGATGAAGCATGAAAACTATTCCGAATTGGATGCCCGTATGCTCGACCTTCTCCTGATTATCCAGGCAGAACATGGTGGTGGTAACAACTCAACCTTTACAGTACGTGTAACATCTTCTACCCGTACAGATACTTACAGTTCCATTGCTGCTGGTATCGGTAGTTTAAAGGGTCCTTTGCATGGTGGTGCCAATATCAAGGTTATCAATATGTTCCACCACTTGAAAGAAGCTATCAAGGATTGGGGTAATGTAACTGAACTTGATACTTACCTTAAGCGAATGCTCAACAAGGAGGCTTATGACAAGACAGGTCTCATTTATGGTATCGGTCATGCAGTCTATACTTTGAGTGACCCACGTGCCGTTGAACTGAAGCGCCTGGCAGGTGAACTTGCCAAGGAAAAGGGTAGAGAAGACGAGTATAATTTCCTGAAGTTGATAGAGCAGGAAGGTATCAAATGTCTGCAGGAACACCGTGGAGGCAGCAAGCCAGCGTGTGCAAATCTTGATTTCTACAGTGGCTTTATCTATGAAATGATTGGTTTGCCACAGGAAATCTATACACCTATTTTCGCCATGGCACGTATCGTGGGTTGGACAGCCCATCGTATTGAAGAACTCAATTTCGAAGGCCGTCGTATTATCCGTCCTGCATATAAGAATATTCTTGGCGAACTGGAGTATAAGCCACTTAATGAGAGATAA